Sequence from the Nymphaea colorata isolate Beijing-Zhang1983 unplaced genomic scaffold, ASM883128v2 scaffold0219, whole genome shotgun sequence genome:
ccaaccccaaccccaaccccaaccccaaccccaaccccaaccccaaccccaaccccaaccccaaccccaaccccaaccccaaccccagtATGGTACAATTGccaaaattaaatttgataacATGCTGGTGCGGTCGACCAATTTCTTTCGACTGGTGGCGAGGATGGTGGCGCTCACTTCCACCGCCAAATAGCTGCAGCACCTCAGATCAGTCCCAGTGCTTTCCCTATTATGTAGACGCCAAGAACAACTTGAGCATGTACTTCGCCACCTACGAGAAAAACCAAGCGCTGCTGGCGAGCGAGGGACTCTTCAGCAAGCTATAGACTTTAAGCTAAACTGAAAGAGAAGTAATGTAGGCTGTGAGGCAGTGGCTGGACGGAAACTTACACGTTTAGCTCTTCAGTCTTAAGTGTACGCTGAAGGTGTCTTAGAGATTTCGATTCTGCTCAACATCACGCTGATGTTGTACGAGAAGAAGGAGAGACACCCCGAAATGCAGCAGATAATGCCCAAATTCGAGGCCAGGGTGAGCAGTGCCTCATTGAAAGCTAAATCACCATCCACAACATCAGAAAGCTGTTTTAGTTGCTCCACTTCCTCCGCAAGCGCAACAAGAACGAGTCCATCGTCCTCATCAGGgccaaaatcaacaaaatgatcgcAGAAAATCAAAGCCTTGACCTCAAGATAGTCGAGGAAATCCTCAAGTTCTTCATTCCCTACGGCACAAAGGGACTCAATGTCAACAAGATATTCAGGGACATCCCCTACAGAAAATTCTGAGCTTCTAGATTCAGGTGGAGTGCCTGCCTCCCCATTTGTTCAGGGGCAAGATGGAGCTGCTTTGCGACCACATCGATGGGGTGCTGGAGAGGTCTAAGGCGCAGCAGGTGGGCATAACGAGACTGGCCAACATCTTCAGGATGCTCACGCAGTTCGAGAGCTGTAGGGAAATCACTAACACCACAATAAGCATCGTGGACCACCTTATGGAGCTGGCTGAAAAGTCGAAGGAAACCCTCAAGCAGGACAAGCAAACCTTGTCTTCATGATGGAGCTGCTCTCCAGCCAGCAGCACTCGCTTATCGTCCTCTACCTCCTCAAAAACAAGCACGAAAGCATCATCCCCCTCTTCAACGTAAACAAATACTTCCCCTACAGCAAGCAGCCACTGCTGAGCCAAGCGATCATCCGCATTCTCATCCATAGGCATAAGGGACTTGCAGGTGAGGAGCAGACCGATACCATCACCAAGGAGTTTGGGAAGCATTTTGCAGATCTTTACTCCTTTCTGCGCCTCTACAAGGCCATCCGAAATATAAATCTGCCCAATTTGCTCTAGAACTTGAATTAGATATACACAGCGAGTTTAAAGCCATTCCGAATCCCTTCGAAAGTCCAACTTGTACACAACCCACCAGAAGGCATGCTTCATGGAGTATTTTTTAGGGTGTATCCCTACAAGGACAAGCAGATCCTCATCAAGCTTTACGAGGAGCAGCTTACCAGCAAGCTCGTCTACGAAGTGGTTTCCTTGCATTTGGAGCAAAAGGAGGCCTTCTTTGTCCCCGATAAGTACTACAACTTCCTGCTCATCTGCGCCTTCAAGGAGGCCGTCACCAACAAGAACAGGAAGATGCTGGAGCTGGGAATCACCTTCCTAATCAGATACCGAAAACCAGGCATCTAGAGGAGCGAAAACCAGTATACTTAACTCAAAATTTGGAACCTTATCGACAAATACATCAGAACATCGACAAGATCATCGAGTTGTCGCTTGAAAACTCCCTATTTGCCCTTCTGAGAAGCTACATCGACATTGACTACAAGAACTACAAGCATGATTACCACTACAAGAACCTCATCTACAAGCTGCTGGACGTACTTCCCATCATCCAGCCTTACGAGGAAATCTTCCACGTCATCATCAATGAGGCTCTCGAGCATAACCTCATCGCAGAAAGATACGTCAAGACATTAAGTCAGTTACAGTCAACTAGCAGAAGCTCTCCAAGGAAAGAGCGCTAAAGCTGGCGTGCATCAGGGGGAGGAGATAAGTCTAAGCAAATAAGTGAAAATGTGATTGAGCCTCTTCTTGTCAGCTCGCATTGCCAGCCCATCATCAACTAGAACATCAGCAAGATACTGGAGACCTTCAAAAGGCAAAGACTGAGATTCTTTTTAGCTGTTTGGCTGCTTACAACCTTCCCAAGTCATAGTAAAACCATAGAATTTGAAGCTTCTGCTGGGCCTGGTAGCCGAAAAGATCACAGAGAGGAACACTCACCTGATAGATTCGCTGGGGATCTTCAAGCAGTGCCTGAAGCTCAACAACTTCAACATTCCAGAATACAACGCACTGTGGCACCAGTTCATAAAGAGCTTGATGTACAAGATCCACCGGTTGACCTTCTAGTCGCACATAAAGCACATGGAATACTTGAACACGCAGCCGGTGGAGAGGATCGACTCCGAACTGACTGGCAAGTTCCTGGCCTTCACTCACAGGTTCAGCAGGGAGGAGTCACTATCTACAACGCCACCTGCATTAGTCTCAGCTACCAGCTCGTGCTCTCCAACTTCAAGTATAAGGGCAAGGATATTCAGGAACTAAAAAGACGCTGTCAATCATTGAGCCCAAATTCATCAGATTGCGCGGATGGCCTTGGTTCTGCTCCTGGAGGACCAGTTTAGCCCCGCTTAGATCAAGGAAATGGTGGCCAAGTTCTAAAGGTTCTATGAGTCAGTCAAGAAGAACTGGGCCAAGAAGTACAGATTTATCTACGATATGCACTACAACTATCTAAAGCGAAAATACCCTTAGATCATGGGTAACTTGACCCTGAAGCAAAACTAATGCGAGCCTTACAGTTTCTGCCACAAGCATCCGCAAATATACCAAGAACTCATCGTAAGGATATGTTAATTCAGAAAGACATCTGTGCGTAGCTGAAATGCACGTCGACTGCTCTCAAAGCTTACGGAAGCAACAAAATCATCCAGATTAAGTAGAGATAATTATATCAGGGAGACTCTGCTCGTCTTCATCAGTCCGTTGAAGAATGGCTGCACCAAGGAGCACAACCTCATCGTCAATATGCTCAAGCGTTAGAAGGCGACAGAAAGAAGTAGTGGTTATCCACTTCTACGATCCCTAGACCTACTAAAAGGATATGCTCTAGCGCATCTTCAAAAGTAATCACCAGTTAACAAGAATCTTCACTGTTAAATGAACAGCAGCATGCACATTTGGCCGATATCGTACGGAAACGGGGGAAGAGAGTGGCTGATTCGACTTCAAAGAGGAAACTCAAGAGGATACAGCTACCGAAGAGGaaaagcagaggaagaagatgagatcAAAGAGATAGCCATAGACTAGGACGATCCATCTGAATACGATGGCCAAGAACACGCCCAACCTTGATGATTTGTATGTGCTGCGATGGGATTCAGTCTTTCTGGTCGGTTTGGAGGAAATAATAATAGGGAAGTTTATAATGCAGGTGCAGCAATTTCTTCAGGAGTTGTTCGAGGCCTCGCCCAACTATTCCCTCGGCTGCGCGGTGGCCAAGCTCAGAGCCTACGGAGGCATCTCCAGTACTGCTGGTTTAAGGTAGGCCTGCTGAACAGCTTCAAGATCGACCACCGGCAGATCAACGACATCTACAGGACGCAGCGGGGAGGGTCCTTCCCCTCGCGAGCAGCATAaaggcgccggagagggtgaagAAGGCGGGGAAGAAGCAGCCCTAGCTGGAGAACATCCTGCTCTACCTGGTCACGCTTTCCTTCTTCGTGAAGCTGCTGCTCTTCGACAATGCGCTCCAATCCGAACTCAACATCTACTCCGAAGTCATCAGCTTCCTCTTCTTGATCTTCATCATGGTCGAGAAGAAATCCAGAACCGCCTCAGAGACCATAGAGAGGATGCCCGAGGAGGTCGACGACCAGAAGCGCTACAAGGTCAGGAAGAACGGCTACGAGCTCTTCCTCTCCAGCGAGGAGATCAGCCAGGGCGACATCGTCCTCATCGAGGAGGGCGACTTCTTCAAGTTCGACGCCATCGTGCTGGAGATCGTGGGCAGCTCCGCCGACCGCAACGACCAGGAGGGCGGCTGCCTCACCGTCAACGAGGAGGAGGTGGGATCGGGCAGGAGCAAGTGCAGGAAGAACACAGTCTGGAAGGCGGAAAGAGTGCAGCACCAGGATCCCTTCCTGCTGGCCAACTCCAAGATGCTCAGCGGATCGGCGTGGGCGCTGGTGTGCCTGGTGACGAGGGGAGGGCAATCGAAGCGCGCCGGTGGGGAGCTCGAGCTGGGAGGCATCCTGAAGCTATCTAACTTGAGCCACCAGGTGGAGCAGATCATCAGATTCGCAGTGGTGCTGCTGGTGGCGTACCTGAGCACGGTGTGGCTATCGGTGGAGGCAGTCAATCCCTACGACATCTTCCTGCAGCTGGTCTACCTCATCTCCTGCCTCACCCTCTATCTCTCCTACGCCAACACCAGCTAGTTCCTCGCCTCCCTCAAGAAGTACCTTAAGCAGAAGATCAACGGCAAGGGATACCGCATCCTCAACCATAAGCTGCTCTAAAAACTGGGAGAAATCGATCTCATCATCGTGGAGGACGACTGCCTCACCAAGAGCCTAGAGATGCTGTCGAAGATCAACCAGCTGATCGACCTGAAGATCGTGACGCGGTCGACCCAGAAGGAGCTGGAGGGGCGTTTCGGGATGGATCTCAACCACTAGCTAATCTTCTCCCCCACTGACAACAAGATACTGAGGGAGACGCTGAACCAGCTGGCCCGCAGCAAGATCATCAGCATCTCCTACGAGGAGTTCCGCAGCTACTACCTGGAGATCCTGAGGGACCTGCAGTACTGCATGGTCTACATGAGCAGGAGCAGGGCAGCCATCGGCAGGTACGACGACGTCATCACCATCAAGTGCAGCGACATGGAGGGGGCATCCGAGGAGCGACTGCAGGGCGAGTGGATCCGCATCTCGCAGGGAGTGAACGCGGAGGTGGTCTTCCTGGACATAATGGAGAAGGCGAGGGTCTACAAGCGCTTCGAGGAGAGCTTCTACGCGATAGTGATCAACAACTGCCTGGAGCTGCTGATGCTGATCGGGTGGGCGCTCACCGGCTGCCTGGTCGACCTCAACCTCAACCTCCTCGTGGTCTTCCTCAACAGGAACAGGGTCAAGCAGTTCTACGAGGCCATCGGCGAGGAGACGGAGAGCGCCAGCAGGGTGAGGACCAAGACGCGGTGGCTGTCGCTTCCAGTCTAAGTCAACCTCATCTTCGTGGTCTACTACATCTACATGAACTGGGAGATCGCGCACTCGACCAACCGGTAGTTCCAGCTGTTCCTGCTGCTGATGACCAACCGCATGTTCCGCATATAGGCGCTGCTGCGGGAGAAGTACCACCGCGGACTCATGTGCCGACTGCTCAAGAAGAGCCTCATCATCTTCGTCCTCATCATCCTGGAGGCAGTGCTCAAGTGGGAACTCGGCTACAACTCAGACTTCATCAGCGAATCTTTGGACATCCTGCTGCTGCCCCTCATCCTATTGCTGTTTGCTCTATTTTTGTGAATGATTCGATGGTATATGAAAGTATATGCGATAGTGGTTAAAACTAAACAGATCAGGAGTCGGGCTGGTTTCTGATTTCCTCTCTGCTGAAGTTGTTCATGGGGAGGTGGTTGCGCATCAGGTTCAGCTCGATTTCCCTGTTCTCCCTGTTTGCCCtgatttcctcttcctcttcggGGATGCCGTCCCGCATGGGGCTCTCCAGCGATGGCATTATGTGGCAGAAGACGAAGCCGATTAGTCCGAAGGGAGCCAGGAAGCAGAGCGAATTCCTGTTCTCGTAGTGCGCACGCATGTAGTTGATGTAGAAAGGCACGATGAAGGTGCTCATCCTGCCGAAGGTCAGCGTGAAGCCGTAGCCTAGTGATCTCACCACGGTTGGGTAGACTTATGAGGAGTAGGGGATTAGAGCTGAGAAGAAGATGGAGTTGGTGAACTTGATCAAGCTCACCAGCAGGATCATCAGCACTATCTCCAAGCAGAAGCCAGAGTACTCCTCGAAGACCTTGCACTCGTTGTTGATTTCGATCAGCCACAGACCGCCGCACAGGATGGACAGCATCATCGTGCACCCCTTGATGATCTCGAGCAGCGTGTACTTCTTCTTGAACATGAAGGTGAGGATGAGGATGCCGAAAGTGCCGATCACCTCGAAGAAGGATGAGGTGGAGATGGCGATGGTGAGGATGGAGCCGGACTGCAGCACAGACTCTAGGGCGAGGTTCAAGGCGAAGTACATGAAGAAGCGAAACATCCACAAGTACATGAGGAAGAAGGTGGCCTTCTTCACCGAACCGTACCTGAACAGGTCGAGATAGTTGTATTGCTTAATGCCCAGCCAGTCGCTGCCCTTCGAGTTTTCCCTCTCGTCGTCCCCCTTGAACTTCAAAAACTCCTCATTCTCCACGTCCATTTCCTCCATCAGCTTGTACTTGTAGGGCGGTCGTTTGTTGGTGATGGAAATCTTCTCGAAGATCTCGCGAACCTGGCTGTAGCACTTCTTGCTGAGGAGGAAGCGGGGACTCTCGAGGAAGCAGAAGTAGGCGAAGGGGAGGGTGCCCAGCCAGATGAGTCCGAACAGCACGAAGCTGTACCGCCAGGTCGGGATATACCTTAGAAGCACGAGGAACATGGGGGTTCCAGCCCAGACCATGGTGAGCATGTTGATCGATATCGTTTTGAAGCGCACAGCTGCATCCATCGCTAGCTACCCGAAATCTCAGAGATGTAGATGTAGACGGTGGTCTCGTAGCCGAAGAGGAAGAACCCGGTGAAGAAGTAGCTGATGGTGAAGATGTCGAAGGAGGGCGCCCACGCGCACAGCAGCATCGATAGAATGCTCAGCATCAGCACCACCAGGATCACTGGCCTAAATAGCACACAAAGTACCTAAGTTACCCCCAATGTACCTTCTGCCGATCCGCTCCGAAATGTAGCTGAGCAGGTAGCCGCTGATGAAGCCCCCTAGGAAGAACAGTCCCTACGCCTGGTAGATCAGACTGGACAGACCACAGTAGAGCTCGAACTCCTCCACGATCGAGAGAGGGGACTGCGAGCTGATGATCTGGAAATCGTTGTGGTGGAGCCTGCAGGCGGTGGTCTGGGAGCAGGCGTAGAAGATGTCGGTGAGGGGGACCCTGCAGGAGAAGTTGGGACTCCTGAAGAAGTAGGCCATGGAGTTGACCATGAAGGAGAAGGAGATCTACGTGGGGGAGGCCGTACCCACTGGATGGCGAGGATCCAGGTGATGCGTTTTTGGAAGGTGGAGTTGTCGCCCACGTAGAGGAGAGACTTGTCCATGGTGAGGAAGGTGGACTCCATGTCGTTGACCATGAAGATGGGCCGTTTGTAGCGCCCACTGCTGATCTGCGAGCTGTCCATGTCCTTGTCCTTGTCCTCGATCTAGGTGGCAGCATGGTTACGATCATCTCCTTCATGTGGCGCGCCAGGTCGGTGAAGGTTGCCTGCTTTCCCTCCTTCTCCTCGTTTAGCCTGCGATAGCCAGACATAGTAataatatatattcaaatttgcatATGCTTTCCCCATCGGGATACACAATCGCCTTGTATGGTTTATAGAAATGGCGAAGGAAGGTGGCGTATAAATGGGGATGGGGCATGTGGATTTGGTGATTTGTATGAGATGAGGGAAGTGCTAAATAGTATAATAGTTGTCTTGCTGGATGATCCTGTTGACACTGATGCCCTCTGCACCTAGTTCGGCGCGCTAATGAAGTGCAAACTCAACGATATGAACTACGTCCAGTGTCTCTCCTCCTTCCTGCTCGCCAAACTCGCCTTCATCGAGGAACTGCTCATCAGGAAGGACTCTCGCCACTACATAGATGTGGTGAAGACCATCAAAAAGGATTTAACCTAGAAGATTGTTAAGGAAATGGAAGATTGCACCCAAGTTTCCAAGTTTTTTTAGTCCCGAACCGCAGATATCGTCCGCAAGCAGACCAGCAATAAAATGGGAAGTGAATCCTCCAAGCTGAAGGCTATTGATGCTCCCAGAACCGTCCACAAGCCAGTTGActattgatttatttgataatgAACAATTTTATACTCATATGGTGTTTTTCATCGGTTATAATTAGATTCTGACTCAGAAATCCCTTTATAATGCTTCCAACGCACTGCGCTTATAAACTATGTAATTCGTGAAATCCAAGTGGAACGGCTTCGTCAAGGCCTACAAGCACTACACCAATCCCAACGACAACCCCACCGACGACGACAAGAAGGCCTTCAGACTATTGGACAACGCAGAAATCGACCTCTTCATCGACTTCGTCGAAAGCAACCCAGTCAACATACACGTGCGAGATTTCTCAAAGGTCAACTTCCTCATCAAGGCGCAAGACGTCGCCAATGATACAAATCCAGTCAAAAAACTACTCACCCAGGAAGAACGCACAGCCAGAGCAATCAAGGCGACCAGCTACCTGATTGAGAAAGGAATCGACATCAACTACCGCGACAAGAGCGGAGGAACCGCCCTCCAGGCTGCAGTCCACTGGAGCAACTATGAAGTAGCGGAAGTCTTGTTAAAGCACGGAGCAGACCCGAACCTGGGCAGCTAAATGCAGTTTTTGAATATCCCCCTAATCTCCGCCACCTTCAAGCAGAACGAAAAGATGATCGTGATGCTCATTTCCTACGGAGCGAACGTTGAGGAGGCTCTCAGCTTGGCAGAAAAGAACAAGGGATTCCCAATCACCCAGCAGCAGAAGGATCTGCTCATCAGTGCCTCCAACTTGGAGTCGCTGATCCGCAGGAGGAGATACGAGCAGGCCCTATAAAGGAAAACAGTGCTTTCCCTCATCTCTGAAGCGCAGTTTGAGTAACTGTGCTTCTACGTCTGATAGTTATAATTTTACTCATCTAATAATCGCTGCCGTTTGATGATGATGGTAATCATTTCTAGAGAATCCTCTTGACTTGGGGATAGAGTGCCTCTGCTATGTTCTTCTGCCCTTTGACGTTGGGATGTCCAATGCAGCCAGTTTCCTGTTTTCCCTGAGTTCCCACTGGCAATTCCAGATAGTGGACATTCTGATAGGAGTAGCTGAAGTCTTTTACTGCTGTTTTCACGTTGTAGCAGAGCTCTTTGTTGAACTAAATGTCACACACACTGATGATGACTGTGCTTAGGTCGGTGTAAATCATATAGTCCTTGGCAATCCTCTCGAGCATGGCCACATATCCCCTCACGAAGTTGTTGATGGAGGGATTTTTGATGTTATTGTAGTCGTTAGCCCCAATGAAGAGGAAAAGGACATCAGGGACGTATTTATCTTGAATCTTATAGCTGTTTTCCTTGGTATTATCGCTATACCTGCTGAAAAGCGAAGGCATTTTGGCGCCAGGCACCCCAAAAGCGTTTCTGACTACTCCCTTGCCCGAAACTGCCTCCAGTCTGTAGTCAGCGTTGAACTTGTTTGATAGCTGCACTGCCCAGCCTTACCTGcaattttggatatttttcatgttgaggAAGCAGATTGGGTTCCTTCCGCTATTTACTCCGAACGCAGTGGTTACACTGTCTCCTAAAAAGT
This genomic interval carries:
- the LOC116268323 gene encoding uncharacterized protein LOC116268323, producing the protein MDAAVRFKTISINMLTMVWAGTPMFLVLLRYIPTWRYSFVLFGLIWLGTLPFAYFCFLESPRFLLSKKCYSQVREIFEKISITNKRPPYKYKLMEEMDVENEEFLKFKGDDERENSKGSDWLGIKQYNYLDLFRYGSVKKATFFLMYLWMFRFFMYFALNLALESVLQSGSILTIAISTSSFFEVIGTFGILILTFMFKKKYTLLEIIKGCTMMLSILCGGLWLIEINNECKVFEEYSGFCLEIVLMILLVSLIKFTNSIFFSALIPYSS